The DNA window CTTCGGCCTCCACTTCCAAGACCAACACGTGAATGCGACAGAAATGGGTGCTTGTGTCATCAGGAAACCTCTGCTGCCAGCCTGGGTTGACATCAACACCTATGTGATCACTTTTATCTGCTTCCTCACGCTGATGCCCTCCACCATCATGCTGCCCACCTCACTAGGCCTGGTGGTCTACCTCTGCAGACGTACGGCGAAGacgcagaggagcagctcagcagagtCCTACCTGCTGGTCTGCAGGCTGACAGTCGCTCTGGTTTGGGTTTACCTCACCACTCTGCTCATCATCTCGCTCTACTACTTCCATGCTCTCTTCGCTTCAGGGCTGAGTGCAGACGTGCTCTTCTCGGGCTTGTCCTTTTATTGTGTGGCTTGTGCAgcgctcctcagctgctccaacAAACACTTGAGAGGGAAGTTGAGAGCGTTGctctgcagaggaaagaggaCAAATACAATGGTCATTAATGCAGAAGGGGAGTAGGAGCTGATTTGTAAGGCTTTCTGTTGATGGAGGAATCTGAAACcaattatttttattctgtAACCTGTTTACTGTCTGAAGAAATGAGTGAGAAAAACGGATTATTTCTGTCAGCTGATGGTAAGATGCAATTTTTTGAAATCTGTTCAGTGGTTTTGAAGTACCACCTTGTCACCAACAGGGGGAGATAGAGACTTATCACCTCTGGAATATCTCAAGTCAACAGGCGGTTGCGCAGTATGGGAAAAACATTTAACCTCCACCTGGACTGCAAATAAATGACAATTCCCGACTATTTTTTTTCATGTAAGTGATGATAGTAATGTTAATAGAAATGCAATAGATGAATCCTGAAATATTTAGTACCCAACATTTAGGTACTTTGCCTAAAAACAGTTCATCACAAAGTCAAAAATCAGTCAAGAAGAAAGCTGACCACATCTCTGCTTAACGGAACAAGAGACTGATACAAAGATTGCAACAGTGCACAAACCCATGAATGAACTCTGGGCTAGCACAATTCAGGAAGTGATGACGACTCAGCACCAGAGCAGGAAGCAACCTGGGTTCTGTCCAAGTTTCACCAAAGTCCAAAAAGTCGGAAGCAGGGAAGATGTTAGCCTGAGTGTTAACAAAGCGCAGTCATCAGCAAAGCTGTAGCCTGGGTCCAAACTGGAGGGACGACCAAcaagaaaattaggatttttggtgatTTGCCAGTGGAGAGGGACTATTAGGAGGCAGTTTAAGAGAAGAGGCTGGAGGCTGCCTTGAAGTTGACCAGGAGACATAAGAAAAGGCGAGCCACAGTGATGTATGAGCCTCTTTCAGTTTGGAATCTGTTTTTAATCGCAGCCAGATTACCAGGAGAGTCCCTGGAATTAACAACCTAGTAAAATTTGAAGTTGAAGCTTGCTGGATGTAGGAGCCAAGTGGCCCAAGATTAAATTTGCCACATAAGAGGTTCTGTCTGCACAAGAAGATTTGGTTACACCACAACAAaagcagagggagcagagcagaacagggCACATGCTAAAGATGCTAGGCATTTAAACTTCAATGATGCTTTTTGGAGTAATACAGCTCTATGTCCAGACACCAATTCtcaacaagagaagaagaaaaattagtttatttggtttttttataTGATGTTAAACAAGGTGCACATCTTCATCTTATAATAGTGGTCATAATGTTAAGCAGAGCAGATGGAatatgcaaattaaaaatgtatgaaaaatATGACCGGTATAGAATTTACTAATTTATGCTTGACTTAAAATAGGCTAACTAAGCTCTGTCTTCCTGTTTGCAAAAGAGGCCGGGATTCCTTAAAAGATACCCAAACAGGACGTGACATCAAACACATCTGACCACAAGAAGTGCGGCGAGTTCTGACTATTCCTCGAACTGATGTACTCAAGGAAATATCATGATTTGATTGCAGAGGATGCTGACGCGTAGCACCCGCAGAAGAAAACCTGTGATTAGCTGCAGGAGGACACGGCTCTTACGACCTTTTGATCCCCCCCTACCGCCTTTCCCCCACCATTTGGACCTTTTTGTAATGCCGAGGTCTGCCACAGGTCAGACAGGGTCATGCAAAAAAATCCAGAGCATTAGAGTTAATGCCTTGAAACCCActaacacccccctcccccgcgtCCTTCCAACCTCAGAGACATTCTGCATAGCCCTCCACACGTTTGGATGTGGCGGTCGGGCAGCTGGTCGGTGATTTCCATCCACGCGTCTGGTTCACATTAAAGAGACACATGTGGTCTTTGTTTTGAGAAGTGCGGCTGGCATGAACCCATAACCAGCCAGATGAAAATGGGATTCTCAGGCAGCAGATTTGGGCCAATCTTTGTTCAGGGCCAGTGTTTCGCTTTAAACAGGAGGATTGTAATGACAGGAAGTAAATGACTTGATTCAAGACCTTCATTAAGGAAGTGGAACGGTGGATCTTGGAGAGAATTTGTGTGAGCGCCAGTTGATCCGATGTGAATCTGCTGCCAAGCTCGTGGATGTTGGCTGCTGCAGCTAAAAGTTTTACGTTTGGTGAGGAAGTCCAGAAAATATGTACATGATCTCACATCCTGAGTCTGCGGCTGCAACCTTCGACCTTCCACTGGAGCCAGCGAATATTTAAATGTGGTTTACAGTGAATGTTAtgtaaaaccaaaataaattgGATTTTGGGGGCAAAACTAGATGATAAGTTTTTTTCTACattacatttttgtgtgtgaggcTGGTATTGAAGTCCCTTTTCATGCTGCATAATTAATGCTGAAAATTGTTCTCTAAAATCACAGGAAACACGTTCGATTACACACAGAATGGAAACTCATTTTCAAAGCCAAGGATATTTTCCTACCATTGATGTGTCGAGTCACACTCTGCTTCCTGTCAATCACCTGAAACCAACCAAGAAGACCGCTTTTTTCAGCTGACTGAGCTTCAGGAAGCACAGACGGGCAGAGGGCAAAAGGTCACACAGGGTCAAAATAATCAGGGGATTTAAACTCACACAAACTTTAATTTCCCAAGTTGGTTTCAATTATCTGATTTGGTAGATGTGAGTGAATTTTCTGAATTTGTTATGCGAATTTCCAGAAACATGTTTGTTAATTTTCGCTCGGAGCTCTCTGCTTAGCCCTGCCAAATATAAATACGAAGAACATTTGCTTGTTCCCAcaccaacagacacacactcaggacTGGAATGAGCCACGTTGTTGATGGTCTTTTTCGCCGTTTTTGCAATTTCACCAACAGGGTAAGCGCCGAGTTCCTCTGTGACGAGCAGAAGAATTAAACAGATGAAAGATGCTTTTCATATCAGATAACAGCTGCAGGAAGATTAGATGGAAACCAAAACATCCTTCCACTTTAAAGAAACATCTTTCTTTAAACTGACAAAGAGGGAACATGAGGttggatgtttgtgtgtctgcaggtatttccccccaaaatagTTTGAAACATGATTGGCAGAGATATATGACCTTGAAGTCATCATTCTCTGTGTCACATTACTGCCATCGAACTCCACAGGGTTCAATTTCATCAGGCATAATTCTCTTCTAA is part of the Takifugu rubripes chromosome 21, fTakRub1.2, whole genome shotgun sequence genome and encodes:
- the tas2r1 gene encoding taste receptor, type 2, member 1; its protein translation is MLESDDLKLCGIALFLVLGVLANLFNLGAMLGQQQGRTVAVIICFISLGNILLQTSTCVLVASIRAGVLCRPHLPFFFSGVLYVWFISSSVSIWSVAWLNVFYCVKVCRFSWIICRTLEENISSILNITMVIMFLTSCVMFTPFFGLHFQDQHVNATEMGACVIRKPLLPAWVDINTYVITFICFLTLMPSTIMLPTSLGLVVYLCRRTAKTQRSSSAESYLLVCRLTVALVWVYLTTLLIISLYYFHALFASGLSADVLFSGLSFYCVACAALLSCSNKHLRGKLRALLCRGKRTNTMVINAEGE